AATtgctaaaattatatattaaattaataattgagcataaaatataattaattattataattgagcataaaatataataaattattagcATCTCTATAACTTTATTTGATAAGTCAGTTTCCTATGTGTCGCACTCACGTTTATTCTTATGATGGTTAATTACCGAGGTATCCTTAATAAATTAAagattttacatttaaatactatatattggtgatttttttatttggtttcctttttattttttccaaataacatatacaataaaaaaagaaaaaattataaagtttaaaaaatgaatttaaaacgaaaatatatgtatatataatatgttttcattaaaaggaaagttcacaaaatagtaatataccattttaaaaatatttttaaataacatacaaTATActtctaaactttttttttgtcagcaacattATTTTCTCCACCACAATATACTTCTAAGTAATAAAATGCTTtcttatatctatatttttttagatgaaaaatatatatttgtatataatgtaATATCGTAAAAAAAGTTCACACATATAATCTTGATactagaaaaagaaatattatttcttttaaaatataatttaaacaatacaaaaacaatattttcaaattcatagaaatattttttttatatatcaatttattttcttagatgattacataaaataataacataaaaaCTGATGTATGTTTAATTGActgaaaatagtttataattattgaaatatttaattttttcacaTATTTGGTTtattataatatctttcaattatagaaaaaatctataaattaaattttacttatataatatgatttatgaaataacaatcataaatgtttttactgcttatttttaagagatataaaaacaaaaaataaattttaacaataaaatttttgatcaaatagtaaaaaaatattttaaaatagcatAACAATGTATACTTTAAcgaggtagatatattatattttatcattattcaaaattatttgttttcatatttatttaatctaagtcactattatattttatcattattaaaatgttttatatctcttaaaaataagaagtaaaaaatttatgattgtttttgagaaatcatattatatatatatatatttaatttaatatatacatatttttttttgctataattgaaagatattatagtcaataataaataaaatattttaacaataaatatcgtttgatcaaataattaaaaatattttgaaaattgcatgtattatatactttaaggaggtatatatatcatatttatcaTTATTAGAATTATTCGTTTTCGCAATATTTAGTTTGCTTtttgattttatggttttatgtttgtggaacttaatctaatcataattaaaatacccaaGAAAATCTAATTCTCAGTTTtagtattatttaaaataagtttATGTTTACCATTCAATAAATCTAaaccataaaaatatttagaatttataaaatattttaattattgtaaatattgatatgtgttcatgagTTTCCAAAATTTTATCAGTTATTTATGTATGTAAATTCCTATTGAATATCACttcattttctaatatttttaaaacatcaacatataatttgataaatataatgaaaatatatgcATATTGAAGcgataaataaaactaattttatttgacTTAACtataatcaaaaataattatacttaagtttgaattttaaagaatatatataaccCAATATATTCACAACATGAGTGACTCAAataatccaacttatatctaaaatcaaacATTTACTTACAAtgagaataaataaatttataataataatttatttattttgtaaatataaattatacgattactcaaaatatattaaaaatgaaaataaagtattAACCAACCGctacaatttagttcttttgtaaaatttgtatttatgcatgagacttcagaatattatcgttatattaatttatgtaatctgAAATCAGACAATttggtttatcttttatttttctctaagcataatatatcttaagttatacataatttttctaaaatatatttgcaTATCTCGGACAACAACCAGCCTAAatgcaaataataaaattaatcaaaattttaatgtatgtaaaataaaaatattatagttgaattcagaGAAATAGATGCAATCTAATATAcctaaataataactaaattgaCTTTAAGAACAACAAAACGActagatataacatatctaaTATTATAAGTCTAactaaagtaatataatattattaatataaactataaatataaattataaatacaaattataaattaatttaaaattaaaaataattataaattcatttaaaattcaaagtaattataaattaatttaaaataaaagtaaaatatctaccaattattatagtatatttactttataaatatttatatctgtGCATTAGCACGGAAAAATCACCTAGTTTGtacattataaaatataagagcctacgattttttttaaaacagccTACGATAAATATCACTTACTAATAGAATGATAAAAATTCTAACTAATAGAATGATAAAAATTCTAGCATAACTCGTGAAAGTTACAAAGTTATAATAATATTGATTAACCAATTTAATAAGttaatctaaaattattttaaaatatgataaataagccaaataagaaaatttccaactaaaataataaaaaatatgctacataagcaaaataatttaaaatcatgAAAAAGTTAACAAATGAGCAAAATCTTATAATTTTcaattgaaattattttaaaataaacaaaataaacaaaattatcaaaattatcaactaaaattattaaaaatatgataaataagcaaaataacttaaaatcaTGAAAAAGTTAACAAATGAGCAAAATCTTATAATTaccaattaaaattattttaaaataaacaaaataaacaaaataagaaaactaagaaaaattatcaactaaaattattaaaaatatgataaataataaaaattacttaaaatcatggaaatcatgacaaatcagcaaatttacttctcaaataatagtataaatgtgaaatctatattaaaataaaatctttttaatattactaaccCAAATGTAATATAAAgaagtatataatattttaatattactaaagtAAATAACTATGATATTatcattagatttttttaattattctcaaCATAATGATAAATTATCAGTTAAATCATTCAAATTATCTATTAAGATATAACTGATCATGAaatatgactaaaactaaaattatggaaaacaagaaatttactaattaattaaatattaaatatttatatacaataacttttatattttgataaagcACCTTTTATTACGTAAAATAAACTTGAGCACActcatatatacataaaactacatacatagatttatattttattttaaaatattataatgtaaaatatttttggataacatgatatagaatatttttagataatcatgattataaaagtaataaaattcgtttttaatttaggggtaattatatattatgtgatatatatatatataaacatccaaaatttaaaaaaataaaataattcttatatgtatatataatcggtataatattactaaatgaaatctattataaacatatataaaataatttatattactaaagtaaatattttaggTCTATTTGCAAATTTGACTCAAAATTCAAATTCAACCCTAGAACTAAcccatatttttttgaatttttcttttgccctattcacccacaagttcatattattcacgaaaatgccattagttcttttttccaaaaatgacgtttttactctctcaacctcatcatcttcaagtatttacaagattgtcattgacatcaatacaccaaccaccatgaacaaccaatctgaagctcttaatgcacctcaaATCGACTTACACTCATTCTTTCgcaattcttatgaactaaaaacaacatctctttcactttatttccatattcatccaaaaaaactcaagattttgattctaaaatttttatggtttaaTGAGGCGTTGAAGCTGATTCTTCgtgggtcacttttgtttgGGATTCTGGGTGCTTGGAAAAGATatatgtgtgctaaacaagttatctcacatggaagtcgtctagggtaAACGAGTTAGTTTTGCGTTTGACCGGATtatgtcagaaatttgacttttcctgaaCGACTTACACATAAGTCGTccagtataaaattaaaaaatcaatattttgttatacctagacgactgCCATGTAAGTCATCGTAGGTATGTAATATTTGATGTGTGtagtaatattttgttattaattattatttcaaCTTCaagcaaaaataattaattacatatttaaaaattaaaattaaaaaatcattagccaactttttcttaaaaataaaactacaagCAAAATCAagatcaaaatccaaaaatttaattgttattattttttaaacaaaaaccaaaatctaaaaaccaaaatcaccattcatgtttttctaaaaacaaaaatctactgcagaatcaaaaaccataaaataaaatccaaaatctaaaaattaaaatctaaaagccaaaaaccaaaatctaaaatctaaaatctaaaatctaaaaaccacccaaacaatcatcacctaagttttcttgagaattctTATCCCttagttataataaatttgattaattttttgtattattgtgttttgctattgaagttgaatcaataacttcaattatgtcaagtaattttggcaagataatattgtggaaagtgaacatatttaccaaaaagtttcattaatatcttttcaaattttacaaaaaaaatcacaactaaaggaatgcacatgcaattcacaaaacataccacaaacaaaactattatagatcattcatctacaaatacaagcttggactccaagaaatatattataaaactattAACTATGATATTATCattcgattttttttagttattctcaagataatgataaattatcagctaaatcaataaaattatttattaatattaataattgatTGTAAAATATGactaaacctaaaattaaggaAAACATGAAAAATCAGCAAAtttacttctcaaataatagtatatatactaGATGTTTTGCCCATAAATGCAGACATAATCTTCCTATGAAtacttattagtttatgttattaatctaaaaccaacataataagttattatttatgttttaaaatagataaatcaaacatcaaagtatttatatatgtcatatatttttttaatcaaaatatatacttattattgtgttaagttttttaaaacactcatatatatcttagaaatagtttaggaaatatctttatataaattttttggtTGActgatatttaattataaattgtttttttttatcttaatttttaacttttataatcaaaatattgttttcagatagcaacacaatatatataagaattatcttattttttaaatttttgatgtttttattatggcccttttattatattattttataatcaattatttaatatttaatataacatataaactttatattattgaaaaaaacgttttaattatatataaaattcattgagggtattttttaaattaataaattagtgaatcAGTTAGAAACTAATAGTAAATCAATAACCTATCTAAAAgactaaaacctaataaaaatgacaaataagaaaaactaactaaattttgatataacatataaatttattattattaaaatcaaattcgtttttatttatgTACAAGATTCATAAGgggtatttttttaaattaataaattagtgactcatctaaaaaataataaatcaatgatttagctaaaatttaataaaaacatgataaataagtaaaattagCTAAAATCAAAGAGATAATgacaaatcaataaatttaattcgcaaataatagtatagatatatagatttatatataaaaaaaagattactgTGAAAGATACATTAAGATTTATTGATGAGCACATATCATGTTATATAAGAATCTACATCCTAGTTCATATTATGATAATTAATACATCACTGATAAAGACATGTTTCCCCTTTTGATTTTTAGTGTGAGCTTGCCTTCTTATTGGCTAAACTTAGAAAACACCAACTTGGACTACATAATCTAAGTTGTAAAATCCTCCAGTAAATAAACTTGGTCTATCCAATCATATTATCTCTCTATGCTATCCACCATTTTACATAAACCCCCAAATCTCTCTTCATCAACATCATCTCTACTTCTCTCTCTCATTCATTGCAATGGGCAGAAGATGCTCAAACTGTGGAAACGTAGGACATAACTCAAGGACATGTTCTTCTTACAAAACAAGAGTCATTAGGCTCTTTGGTGTTCATGTAGACACTAGAGGCTCTTCTCCgcaacctcctcctcctccaccgtcGTCACTTTTAGCCGCCGCAATGAAGAAAAGCTTTAGCATGGATTGCTTGCCCGCATGTTctacctcttcctcttccttcgCCGGTTATCTCTCGGACGGTCTCACCCACAGAACACCCGACCGCAAAAAGGGTTACAACTTTGACATATTTACATATACTTGTTTGGGGTTTTCCATTAGATTATGATTGGTTttgacatattttaaaattttagaatatatcattatatataaaaaaatttgtcaaCTTGTTGATCATTTATATAGAATTAAACGCTTTTTAACAAAAACATGACATGTGGCCGTATTATAATCAACTATTCCCCTATGTCAATTAATCGATTAGACTAGATTTCAAACTTTGCCAAGAGCATGCAATATATTTGTGTAAATTTCATTGTGAAGCAAAAAATGATGCATCTATACAACCTGATCATTAGACTCGGCTATTTTTTAGATAGGATTATGAATATCTTTTTAATGAGTAGGGGTTCCATGGACGGAGGAAGAGCACCGTACATTTTTAAATGGATTAGAAAAGCTTGGAAAAGGAGACTGGAGGGGAATCTCTAGAAACTTTGTCGTTACAAAATCTCCGACACAAGTGGCAAGTCATGCTCAAAAATACTTTCTCCGTCAAGCCACGACTCTCCATCACAAGAGACGCCGCACCAGTCTCTTCGATATGGCAAGTTTTAATCTTTTATACATAACAAAAAGAATTTTAACTCTAGGtacgaaattttaaaaaaaaaactttgcaaaaaaaaatctttaagtaAATTCCTTAACGGAAAAAGTCACATcttcaaagattttaaaagaaaatttatactGCTTTAGTAAAAGGAATTcctatttattttttctcaaaagaaaaaaagaattccTATTTATTTTACATACTAAATGTCAATATTTGATAAACAAAAAGTCGAGTTTTACATTAAATTAAGCTCTAATAATAAGTGCACATGAACATATGGCTTCTTAATGAGTTATAAAATTGTTTGTCAATCTATATGTTCAACAGGTTTTCGCCGGCAACGTTGAAGAAAATAATACCATTCCATGTAATGATCATTTTGGGTCGACCACAgatgttgtttggaaacaaggatCAGTCAATCCTTGTCTTGGATATCAAGCTCCGGAAGTATCCGAGTCGGGTAACTCAGTTGGACTTGATCTTGATCTGAAGCTTGCGTCTCTTCAGACTACCGAATCGAATATTAGACCCATCAGCGTTACgtgaaaaaaacatataacacgTTTAAAATGGTTTAAGTAGTATAACTATAATGTTCACATATCTATATTAATCTTCGATCCTGTCTAGTTCGATGTTGATCCATATTAGTTAATTACTCTGATAATTtggttaatattatttaaatattgagAGATATTTGCCTTGGATCTacactttttttataaacgcaatGGCCCTTATGCTTACCTTTTTGAAAATGTTAagttgttttttattttgataaaaactaagTTACTATATTCAACAGAAAACAGGACTAGAAAAGAACACGCGACActacttttaattttaagataTGATTATTTGTGTTAACTAACTTTCTCAGAAGAATTTAATATTAGTTGgtcaaaaagaaattaatgtTGTAGGCTTTTTGTTTAAGAAAACAATATTAGTCGATGGTAATTCCAATAAAGCTCAATCTTTTACATTGAATAATTCTGAATCCACTTCAAAACAAAACCGAGGGTAACTTTCAGAAGCAAAATAATTCAGTTTTtggagaaaacaaaataatacacATTTTAATCATTTCTACATATAGTGCAAGGTGTGTTAATAGTGACACTACTATTGGAAAGAAACAAAGTGATTGGAGGACAAAATGTCTACCTTTTGATGTCATCGTTAGACATATAAAATACTACTTTTCTTTTTCTGGGTTGAGATTTTGGTTTGGAAATTACACTATAGTAGGGTAAAGAGTATTAGccctgggacggatccggatatccgggaaatttagggtatccggatccggatctggatccgtggatttaatatccggatccggattcgtggttgcggatatccgtctcgatattccattatccgcggatatctggagccggatccggatccgtcaaaataattaaaaatattttttttaacaaaaaatactaattttttaatataatacataaattaaatatctataaatatatttatatatgtttataatattgtaaaaactaaaatataatattataagattaattcatgtataaatattaatatatcaaatataaatattaataaatttaaaaatttaatgtatttaaaaaatacggatccggatccggatatccggacctaaaaattaagatatccggattcggtttgcacggatccaagattttactatccggattcggatccggacaccctggatatcctattttcagagcggatccggagcggatctcggatcgaatccggatctcggataataagtctcaGGCCTAAAGAGTATCACATTTGAAACAAGATCATATTACGACTAGACTATATATTAACGAGACCATTAAATTAGAGGTTTTGCTCTGTCTTAAAGTTTAGcaggttaaaaatatttattatcgtGGATATTGAGCTTTAACagttttatttcataatatagttTTTTCAATAAAAAGGTACAtctaaaactttattattttaattctgTTTTCTAAGATTAAAGTGTGCCCACGGGATTCTGATCTTCCCCTACCAACATGTTCTGAATAAAAGCACTTTAATATATACGAACATGAGTCGCAgaaataattttagtttatttactaacattgataaatattaaataacttgGAACGGTGCCTTGAATTGTTTTCAGTTGGAGTTACAGTTATTACCATCTAAATCAAATGATAATTAAAATCATCAAGCTATGGATGGAGGATGGTGTTGGTTGGGTCTTCgtaaaaattatgataaaaatagTAAGGGTTTAAAACACGTTTTCAAGTATTATCAATTTCAGTGGAAATTTTTATTATTGGAACCGGCATTGCTCAAGTGTAATCTACGTAGATTTTGTTTTGAGcctcttttattattattatttaaaaaaaaaatctttataactaAAAGCATGTAgacacattttttttatcataagtGTAAGCTAACCTACGTAGATTTTGGGTTGGCTCTTAGAGGCCATTCAATCTATAATTTAAAATGAGGGCGATTTGATTTTTTGTAACTTCTTAGATGATTAAACTAAGGCCTAGATTGGTAGAGCATTAGCATTATGCTCTACATTATTCAATCAACAATTGTTAGAAAAGCATTTACTAAATGCAAATGCTCTTTTGCCAATGCTCTCACATTGAAGCTTTTAGAAGAGCATTTGcatacataatttataaaattaaggaaaatatataattaattcttttattttattttataatatcaaaaaattatttttatatcccaaaaataaaattttgatttctaaaattaatttataataaaattatttttaaatagtttttcacatttaaaatatataatttaatttatatatttaatttattttaaaagtgaaaatattattttaaaatatagatattttaataaaaaattttatttttaaataatattttcgatataaacataatttttaaatttttaaataaaataaattaattttatatctttttaattttatatgttaatatatttatatatatatatatatatatatattcattaaaaataatatattaatatattaattaaaaataaaatatattatatattaatttttataataattttaaataacatattcaTACTGATATACCAATCATCCTATTAAACAGTTTAGCAAAAGCATACAGCTCCTGCAGCATATTGGTTCTATAACATACTGCTACTGCTAATGCTAATGCTCTGTCAATCAGGGCCTAAGGAACTCAGCACAAATTTTAAACTGACTACAATAATCCTAAAGtacacaatttaaaatatactttcaatttcaaatgttttacaaaaaaaatacttcaaaaCGATACATTTTGTACATTTTTTACGCTTTTTTGTTAGACAATAATAGTAAAATTCGAAAACtaattatgtttattaaattttgattggctaaattattagaaataattaatcataaaataatactttataattaaactttaatatgttttcttaataaaagTACCAAAACATAATGAATATTTAATAACAATAGATTtcaaaatagattatcaaataTCAAGTTCAAAActgaattaatatatatatatatatatatattatgtttgaaTAATagtaaatttgttattttattataaacctctttaaaattttagttgaaTACACTTTCTTACAATTTTGGCGTGTTAGTTGTGAAAGGTTATCCCCAAAATAAATAGTATGGAAATCGAAAAAATCATCACCTAGAAACTACCAAATTTGATAGTCCAATATGAACTCGAATCAAGTTAATTACTTAGGTTACTATAGTCAtgcattttttattaatttatattaggtATACAATTTGTTTCTTCATGGGAAACCATTGGTTGATATAGAACAGAgcaataaaaatgaatttccatTGGTGCGCGTGGGGGTCCCTTGTTATCATGTCAATACACCAAATGGCCACCAATACTTTTAAGTTACAAAGACGTTTCACCCAACCCTTTTTGGGGGTCCATTGCTTATCAATGACGATATATAAGACCTCAAATTATTTCCGTTTAGTCACAAATAAATCCAAAAGTCTGTACATATATGATACCCTGTCAAAGATTCAAATTATTCCgttttaattctaaatttttttctaactaATATATATCTCCATtcttatgtatataatatgtcTCATCTACTATTGTAGGGAAAACAATTTCTAAGCACGCTATGTTTTATCACGAAAAGACGTGAAAATCGTAACCAAGCCCAGCCCAAAGTCCAAAACAACATGGGTTAAAAACTTGAGGTCCTGTAAAAaagtaatatttcaaaatgATGCTGAGAGGATTTGAACCTATCACCTTTTGTACTATCACTTCATGGTTTAACCAAGCTacaagaaattatatataattattggccgaaaaaatatatatttttacaggGCCGGAAGCTTATGCTTCCATGGCTTCTGTCTAGGGCCGCTACTGATCGTAACTAGTTAGAATTTAATAGATGCAttatcatatatgtatattgGCGGACGTACACTCATAGGTTCTTGACAACTTTGATTtagtgttttctttttatttacttttgagATTGGCATTTGGCAGCTTTAATTTGGTGTTTGGAATTTTTACTTTTGAATTCAGCAAACTAAAGCATTGATTATGAATTTATGAGTATAATTTATGGATTCCGCAAACTAAAGTATGG
This genomic stretch from Brassica napus cultivar Da-Ae chromosome C9, Da-Ae, whole genome shotgun sequence harbors:
- the LOC106432823 gene encoding transcription factor MYBS3-like, which translates into the protein MGRRCSNCGNVGHNSRTCSSYKTRVIRLFGVHVDTRGSSPQPPPPPPSSLLAAAMKKSFSMDCLPACSTSSSSFAGYLSDGLTHRTPDRKKGVPWTEEEHRTFLNGLEKLGKGDWRGISRNFVVTKSPTQVASHAQKYFLRQATTLHHKRRRTSLFDMVFAGNVEENNTIPCNDHFGSTTDVVWKQGSVNPCLGYQAPEVSESGNSVGLDLDLKLASLQTTESNIRPISVT